The Microbacterium sp. Nx66 genome contains a region encoding:
- a CDS encoding NUDIX domain-containing protein, with protein sequence MTVVPPAAGEPRRPEGPRDPGDAWVVADTGERYWGRFGAAGLLAVDAERGILLQHRVAWSHFGGTWGLPGGALHEGEAAIVGAVREAQEEAGVPDGAMRPRFTSVLDLGIWSYTTVVADVRTPFDPVISDPESVALSWVPVEDVDALPLHPGFGAAWPMLRAQLSAHPVVVVDAANVVGSVPDGWWKDRAGAAARLRDRLTGLSVPADDLGLAGDHWFPEVSLVVEGRARDIAEAAAAGSPAHAAAAEAGVASSALDVVRAEGAGDDAIVAEVERRVASGSPVLAVTSDRELQSRVEAAGAQVRSSGWLLRLLDA encoded by the coding sequence GTGACTGTCGTACCTCCCGCCGCCGGTGAACCGCGTCGCCCCGAGGGGCCTCGCGATCCGGGCGACGCCTGGGTGGTCGCCGACACGGGCGAGCGGTACTGGGGGCGCTTCGGTGCCGCAGGTCTCCTCGCCGTCGACGCGGAGCGCGGCATCCTGCTGCAGCATCGCGTCGCGTGGAGCCACTTCGGCGGCACCTGGGGTCTGCCCGGGGGAGCGCTGCACGAGGGTGAGGCGGCCATCGTCGGTGCCGTGCGCGAGGCGCAGGAGGAGGCGGGAGTGCCGGATGGTGCGATGCGGCCCCGCTTCACGAGTGTGCTCGATCTCGGCATCTGGTCGTACACCACCGTCGTCGCCGATGTGCGGACGCCGTTCGACCCCGTGATCAGCGACCCGGAGAGCGTCGCGCTGTCGTGGGTACCCGTCGAGGACGTGGACGCGCTGCCCCTGCACCCCGGCTTCGGTGCGGCGTGGCCGATGCTGCGGGCTCAACTGTCGGCGCATCCGGTGGTCGTGGTCGACGCCGCCAACGTCGTGGGGTCGGTCCCGGACGGTTGGTGGAAGGATCGCGCCGGAGCCGCGGCACGACTGCGCGATCGTCTGACGGGCCTCTCCGTGCCCGCGGACGACCTCGGACTCGCGGGGGATCACTGGTTCCCGGAAGTATCGCTCGTCGTGGAAGGTCGCGCGCGGGACATCGCCGAGGCCGCTGCGGCGGGATCACCCGCGCACGCCGCGGCCGCAGAAGCCGGAGTCGCGAGCTCGGCCCTGGACGTCGTGCGCGCGGAGGGCGCCGGTGACGACGCGATCGTGGCCGAGGTCGAACGCCGGGTCGCGAGCGGTTCGCCGGTTCTCGCGGTGACCAGTGACCGCGAGCTGCAGTCCCGCGTCGAGGCTGCCGGGGCCCAGGTGCGCTCGAGCGGCTGGCTCCTTCGTCTTCTCGACGCGTAG
- the der gene encoding ribosome biogenesis GTPase Der produces the protein MDQLDEQLAEQRAETLRAGLADYELDDEDAELLAGITLGEDGIQYSPALPVVAIVGRPNVGKSALVNRILGRREAVVEDTPGVTRDRVTYKAEWNDRRFTVVDTGGWEPDARGIDRSVAAQAEVAIDLSDVVLFVVDAMVGATSTDEHVVKLLRKSGKPVFLVANKIDDGRQEPEAAALWNLGLGEPHPVSAIHGRGVADLLDAVLKKLPEVSAVAKQEIGGPRRVAILGRPNVGKSSLLNKAAGEERVVVNDLAGTTRDPVDEVVELGGKMWRLVDTAGIRRRVHMAQGADFYASLRTSAALEKAEVAVVVLDVSETISEQDVRIIDLVLESGRALVLAFNKWDRLNDDDLENADRRRYLEREIEQDLAHVAWAPRVNISAKTGRHLDKLVPALETALENWDRRIPTGKFNAFLAELVAEHPHPVRGGKQPRILFGTQASTRPPTFVLFTTGFLDPGYRRFIQRRLRELYSFEGTPIVINMRVREKRQR, from the coding sequence ATGGACCAGCTCGACGAGCAGCTGGCCGAGCAGCGCGCGGAGACCCTGCGCGCCGGCCTCGCCGACTACGAGCTGGACGACGAGGACGCGGAGCTCCTCGCGGGCATCACCCTCGGCGAGGACGGCATCCAGTACAGCCCCGCGCTGCCCGTGGTGGCGATCGTCGGGCGGCCGAACGTCGGCAAGTCCGCGCTCGTGAACCGCATCCTCGGCCGTCGCGAGGCCGTCGTGGAGGACACCCCCGGTGTCACCCGCGACCGCGTCACGTACAAGGCCGAGTGGAACGATCGTCGCTTCACGGTCGTCGACACCGGCGGCTGGGAGCCCGACGCCCGGGGCATCGATCGGTCCGTCGCGGCACAGGCCGAGGTCGCGATCGACCTGTCCGATGTCGTGCTGTTCGTCGTGGACGCCATGGTGGGCGCCACCTCGACCGACGAGCACGTCGTGAAGCTGTTGCGCAAGAGCGGCAAGCCGGTCTTCCTCGTCGCCAACAAGATCGACGACGGGCGTCAGGAGCCGGAAGCGGCCGCCCTGTGGAACCTGGGTCTCGGGGAGCCGCACCCGGTCTCCGCGATCCACGGTCGCGGTGTCGCGGACCTGCTCGATGCCGTGCTGAAGAAGCTCCCCGAGGTCTCCGCCGTCGCGAAGCAGGAGATCGGCGGCCCGCGCCGTGTCGCGATCCTGGGGCGCCCGAACGTCGGCAAGTCCTCGCTGCTGAACAAGGCCGCGGGGGAGGAGCGCGTGGTCGTCAACGACCTCGCCGGCACGACCCGTGATCCGGTGGACGAGGTCGTGGAGCTCGGCGGCAAGATGTGGCGCCTGGTCGACACGGCCGGCATCCGTCGCCGCGTGCACATGGCGCAGGGTGCGGACTTCTACGCGTCGCTGCGCACCTCCGCCGCGCTGGAGAAGGCCGAAGTGGCCGTCGTGGTGCTCGACGTCTCCGAGACGATCAGCGAGCAGGACGTGCGGATCATCGACCTCGTTCTCGAGTCGGGCCGCGCGCTCGTCCTGGCGTTCAACAAGTGGGATCGCCTGAACGACGACGACCTGGAGAACGCCGACCGCCGCCGCTACCTGGAGCGCGAGATCGAGCAGGACCTCGCGCATGTCGCGTGGGCCCCCCGCGTGAACATCTCGGCGAAGACCGGCCGTCACCTCGACAAGCTGGTCCCCGCGCTCGAGACGGCGCTGGAGAACTGGGATCGCCGGATCCCCACCGGCAAGTTCAACGCGTTCCTCGCCGAGCTCGTCGCCGAGCACCCGCACCCGGTGCGCGGCGGGAAGCAGCCGCGCATCCTCTTCGGGACCCAGGCCTCGACCCGTCCGCCGACGTTCGTGCTGTTCACGACAGGTTTCCTCGACCCGGGCTACCGCCGGTTCATCCAGCGCCGCCTGCGGGAGCTGTATTCGTTCGAGGGCACTCCGATCGTGATCAACATGCGGGTGCGCGAGAAGCGTCAGCGCTGA
- the cmk gene encoding (d)CMP kinase: MTDTSTVSATKFIAIDGPAGSGKSSVSKAIARREGFGYLDTGSAYRALAWHVLDRGADTDDAEAVRAAAADFPVRLGLDPDDRTVRVGDVDVTEAIREPRVSGAVSGVARVPEVRTQVNELFRALVAEAPYPAVVVEGRDITTVVAPDAPVRILLTAAPEVRAARRAGELAGENAAAVADALHKRDASDSAVVDFLNAAEGVEVVDSTALDFPQTIDAVLSVIERLRGAHRG, encoded by the coding sequence ATGACTGACACCTCCACCGTCTCCGCCACGAAGTTCATCGCCATCGACGGTCCCGCCGGGTCCGGCAAGTCGAGTGTGTCCAAGGCGATCGCGCGTCGCGAGGGCTTCGGCTACCTCGACACCGGGTCGGCCTACCGGGCTCTCGCCTGGCACGTGCTCGATCGCGGCGCGGACACCGACGACGCGGAGGCCGTGCGCGCCGCGGCCGCCGACTTTCCCGTCCGCCTCGGCCTCGACCCGGATGACCGCACGGTACGTGTCGGCGACGTGGACGTGACGGAGGCGATCCGCGAGCCCCGCGTGTCCGGCGCCGTGAGCGGCGTGGCGCGGGTGCCCGAGGTGCGCACCCAGGTCAACGAGCTCTTCCGGGCACTGGTCGCTGAGGCGCCGTACCCGGCCGTGGTGGTCGAAGGCCGCGACATCACGACCGTCGTGGCACCCGATGCGCCCGTCCGCATCCTGCTGACCGCCGCACCGGAAGTGCGTGCCGCCCGCCGCGCGGGCGAGCTCGCAGGCGAGAACGCCGCCGCCGTCGCGGACGCCCTGCACAAGCGCGACGCCTCCGACAGCGCGGTCGTCGACTTCCTCAACGCCGCGGAAGGCGTGGAGGTCGTCGACTCGACCGCACTCGATTTCCCCCAGACCATCGACGCCGTTCTCTCGGTGATCGAACGACTCCGAGGAGCACACCGTGGCTGA
- a CDS encoding prephenate dehydrogenase, producing MTQTTSAPAARKAGAVAPRLSGTVRIVGAGLLGASVGHALRAKGIDVVLTDASPAQLRLAVDYGAGRLPQDDDAPVLVVVAVPPDVTADVIQAELERYPDAVVTDVASVKLEPFRTLRDRGVNLARYIGSHPLAGRERGGAISARADLFIGRPWVVCRDEDTTARDLALVEALALDVGAMPLEMTPEEHDRSVALTSHVPQVVASLLAGRLAGAEEGALRLAGQGVRDTTRIAASAPELWVQILGANAGPVVEILDALATDLSEVADALRAPGAPGARRVLAETIRQGNDGVERLPGKHGQNRRFETLVVMVDDTAGQLGRLFGELGELGVNVEDLRLEHSPGAQFGLAEISVDPAALHGAITGLQERGWRIAGNTND from the coding sequence ATGACCCAGACGACGAGTGCGCCCGCGGCGCGGAAGGCCGGTGCCGTCGCGCCGCGCCTGTCCGGCACCGTGCGCATCGTCGGCGCCGGGCTGCTCGGTGCCAGCGTCGGCCACGCGCTCCGCGCGAAGGGCATCGACGTCGTCCTCACGGATGCGTCCCCCGCGCAGCTGCGCCTCGCCGTCGACTACGGCGCCGGACGCCTTCCGCAGGATGACGACGCCCCGGTGCTCGTCGTCGTGGCCGTGCCGCCGGATGTGACCGCCGACGTGATCCAGGCCGAGCTCGAGCGCTACCCCGACGCCGTCGTGACGGATGTCGCGAGCGTGAAGCTGGAGCCGTTCCGCACGCTCCGTGACCGCGGTGTGAACCTCGCCCGCTACATCGGCTCCCACCCGCTCGCCGGCCGGGAGCGCGGCGGGGCGATCTCGGCGCGAGCCGATCTGTTCATCGGACGGCCGTGGGTCGTGTGCCGCGACGAGGACACCACCGCGCGGGACCTCGCGCTGGTCGAGGCGCTGGCTCTCGATGTCGGCGCGATGCCGCTGGAGATGACCCCCGAGGAGCACGACCGCTCCGTCGCCCTCACCTCGCACGTGCCGCAGGTCGTCGCGAGTCTCCTCGCCGGGCGTCTCGCCGGGGCCGAGGAGGGCGCGCTCCGCCTGGCAGGGCAGGGCGTGCGGGACACCACGCGCATCGCCGCGTCCGCTCCCGAGCTGTGGGTGCAGATCCTCGGCGCCAACGCCGGTCCCGTGGTCGAGATCCTCGACGCGCTGGCGACCGATCTGAGCGAGGTCGCCGATGCGCTGCGCGCTCCGGGCGCACCGGGTGCCCGTCGCGTGCTCGCGGAGACCATCCGTCAGGGCAACGACGGCGTCGAGCGCCTCCCCGGCAAGCACGGACAGAACCGACGCTTCGAGACACTGGTCGTCATGGTCGACGACACCGCCGGTCAGCTGGGGCGCCTGTTCGGCGAGCTCGGCGAGCTGGGCGTCAACGTCGAGGACCTGCGGCTGGAGCATTCTCCCGGCGCGCAGTTCGGCCTCGCCGAGATCAGTGTCGACCCCGCGGCGCTGCACGGCGCGATCACCGGGCTCCAGGAACGCGGCTGGCGCATCGCAGGGAACACCAATGACTGA
- a CDS encoding pseudouridine synthase, with protein MTTDAHDSAAPEGVRLQKVLAAAGVASRRVVEQYIVEGRIRVNGQVVTELGRRIDPERDLVDVDGTAVQLDVSKRYVMLNKPTGVVSSMRDESGRPDLRRFTKDYEERLYNVGRLDAETSGLLLLTNDGELAHVLAHPSFGVTKVYIAKVEGTVTAQTISKLTKGIELEDGPIAADRARLLDTSAGSSLVELTLHSGRNRIVRRMMAAVGHPVTELVRRQFGPLHLGTLPAGRTRELSKIELGALLTLARRESGVAEAPGEQESE; from the coding sequence ATGACCACCGACGCCCACGATTCCGCAGCCCCCGAGGGCGTCCGACTGCAGAAGGTGCTGGCAGCCGCCGGCGTCGCGTCCCGTCGGGTCGTCGAGCAGTACATCGTCGAGGGGCGTATCCGCGTGAACGGCCAGGTGGTCACCGAGCTCGGCCGCCGCATCGACCCGGAGCGCGACCTCGTCGACGTCGACGGCACCGCGGTGCAGCTCGACGTGTCCAAGCGCTACGTGATGCTGAACAAGCCGACGGGCGTGGTCAGCAGCATGCGCGACGAGAGCGGCCGTCCGGATCTCCGGCGCTTCACGAAGGACTACGAGGAGCGGCTCTACAACGTCGGGCGCCTGGACGCCGAGACCAGCGGCCTGCTGCTGCTCACCAACGACGGCGAGCTCGCGCACGTCCTCGCGCACCCGTCCTTCGGCGTCACCAAGGTCTACATCGCGAAGGTGGAAGGGACGGTGACGGCGCAGACCATCTCGAAGCTCACGAAGGGCATCGAGCTGGAGGACGGCCCCATCGCCGCCGACAGGGCCCGCCTGCTGGACACATCGGCGGGCTCGAGCCTCGTCGAGCTCACGCTGCACTCGGGACGCAACCGGATCGTGCGTCGCATGATGGCCGCGGTCGGTCATCCGGTCACCGAACTGGTGCGGCGGCAGTTCGGTCCGCTGCACCTGGGAACCCTCCCGGCGGGCCGGACGCGGGAACTGAGTAAAATCGAACTCGGCGCGCTGTTGACCCTCGCGCGCCGGGAATCCGGTGTCGCCGAGGCGCCAGGCGAGCAGGAGAGCGAATGA
- the scpB gene encoding SMC-Scp complex subunit ScpB: MTDDMTETETGLREEPDAVTGAELPLSERVEAILFIVDEPIGLVALAAAVGAPVPAVRQTVESLVEDYDGRGAGPRRGFELREVGGGWRLYVREDLDPVVAEFVGGQAPARLSQAALETLAVIAYKQPVTRSQVASIRAVNVDSVVRTLLARGLITELFADSETGAINYGTTDALLQHLGINSLDELPPISPLLDDGADGFDEGTVR; encoded by the coding sequence ATGACCGATGACATGACCGAGACGGAAACCGGGCTCCGCGAGGAGCCCGACGCCGTGACGGGTGCCGAGTTGCCCCTCAGCGAGCGCGTGGAGGCGATCCTCTTCATCGTCGACGAGCCGATCGGCCTGGTGGCTCTCGCCGCGGCGGTCGGCGCGCCGGTGCCCGCCGTCCGGCAGACGGTCGAGTCGCTGGTCGAGGACTACGACGGCCGGGGCGCGGGTCCGCGGCGCGGCTTCGAGCTGCGGGAGGTCGGCGGCGGATGGCGGCTCTACGTCCGCGAAGACCTGGATCCGGTCGTGGCGGAGTTCGTCGGCGGCCAGGCTCCGGCCCGGCTCTCGCAGGCCGCGTTGGAGACGCTCGCGGTGATCGCCTACAAGCAGCCCGTCACCCGCAGCCAGGTCGCCTCGATCCGCGCGGTCAACGTCGACTCCGTGGTCCGCACGCTCCTCGCACGAGGCCTGATCACCGAGCTCTTCGCCGACTCCGAGACCGGGGCGATCAACTACGGCACGACCGATGCGCTCCTCCAGCATCTCGGCATCAACTCTCTGGATGAGCTTCCGCCGATCTCGCCGCTCCTCGATGACGGCGCCGACGGCTTCGACGAAGGGACGGTCCGATGA
- a CDS encoding segregation and condensation protein A — protein MAPSPDELGTAEGPALADAVDAAEASSADDAGFRVSLSNFDGPFDLLLTLISKHEMDITEVSLSAVTNEFIAYLADLEDEEELDQASEFLVVAATLLDMKVAGLLPQGELVDAEAVALLEARDLLFARLLQYRAFKEVSAWFARCLQREDRRHVRAVPLEEKHRKQTPELVWSLTTDDFAALALLAFAPKEIPHVGLDHLHAPLVSIREQAAIVVTLLRGTESLSFRELVAGVTEPGIVVARFISVLELYRHAALSFEQLEPLGELTLRWAADSWSDETLATLGADYDR, from the coding sequence GTGGCGCCGTCGCCTGACGAGCTCGGAACCGCTGAGGGCCCGGCACTCGCCGACGCCGTCGACGCTGCGGAGGCTTCCTCCGCCGACGACGCCGGTTTCCGGGTCTCGCTGTCGAACTTCGACGGCCCCTTCGACCTCCTGCTGACCCTCATCTCCAAGCACGAGATGGACATCACCGAGGTGTCGTTGAGCGCCGTCACCAACGAGTTCATCGCGTACCTCGCCGACCTCGAGGACGAGGAGGAGCTGGACCAGGCGTCGGAGTTCCTCGTCGTCGCGGCGACCCTCCTCGACATGAAGGTGGCGGGTCTGCTGCCGCAGGGCGAGCTCGTCGATGCCGAGGCCGTGGCCCTGCTCGAAGCGCGCGATCTGCTCTTCGCCCGTCTGCTGCAGTACCGCGCGTTCAAGGAGGTCTCCGCGTGGTTCGCACGGTGCCTGCAGCGGGAGGACCGCCGCCACGTGCGCGCGGTGCCGCTGGAGGAGAAGCACCGGAAGCAGACACCCGAGCTCGTCTGGTCGCTCACGACCGACGACTTCGCGGCTCTGGCACTGCTGGCCTTCGCACCGAAGGAGATCCCGCACGTCGGGCTCGACCACCTGCACGCGCCCCTGGTCAGCATCCGCGAGCAGGCCGCGATCGTCGTCACGCTGCTGCGCGGCACCGAGTCGCTGAGCTTCCGCGAGCTCGTCGCCGGCGTCACCGAGCCGGGCATCGTCGTGGCCCGCTTCATCTCGGTGCTGGAGCTGTACCGGCACGCGGCGCTGTCCTTCGAACAACTGGAACCGCTCGGGGAGCTGACGCTCCGTTGGGCCGCCGACTCCTGGTCGGACGAGACACTCGCGACCCTGGGGGCCGACTATGACCGATGA
- a CDS encoding ParA family protein, whose protein sequence is MGPTGRPYQGFPIPAPLKSHGPARIIALCNQKGGVGKTTTSINLAAALAEYGRKVLAVDFDPQGALSAGLGIQTHDVPTVYDLLLDTKRDAHDAIVHSNVPGLDVLPANIDLSAAEVHLVNEVARETILARVLRQVAGEYDVILIDCQPSLGLLTVNALTAAHGVIIPLECEFFALRGVALLIETIDKVRDRLNPSIEMDGLLATMYDPRTLHSREVLERVVEAFGDDVLETVIGRTVKFPDASVSGVPITEFAPEHAAAQAYLRLARELVARGAVA, encoded by the coding sequence ATGGGACCCACCGGCCGTCCGTATCAGGGCTTCCCGATCCCGGCGCCGCTGAAGTCGCACGGCCCCGCGCGCATCATCGCCCTCTGCAACCAGAAGGGCGGCGTCGGCAAGACGACGACGTCCATCAACCTCGCCGCCGCCCTCGCGGAGTACGGTCGCAAGGTGCTCGCGGTGGACTTCGACCCGCAGGGCGCCCTGTCCGCCGGTCTCGGCATCCAGACGCACGACGTGCCGACGGTCTACGACCTCCTGCTCGACACGAAGCGCGACGCCCACGACGCGATCGTGCACTCGAACGTGCCGGGTCTCGACGTCCTCCCCGCGAACATCGACCTCTCGGCCGCGGAGGTGCACCTCGTCAACGAGGTCGCCCGCGAGACGATCCTCGCCCGCGTGCTCCGGCAGGTGGCGGGGGAGTACGACGTCATCCTCATCGACTGCCAGCCGTCGCTGGGCCTGCTGACCGTGAACGCGCTGACGGCGGCGCACGGCGTCATCATCCCTCTCGAGTGCGAGTTCTTCGCGCTGCGCGGTGTCGCGCTCCTCATCGAGACCATCGACAAGGTGCGCGATCGCCTGAACCCCTCCATCGAGATGGACGGGCTGCTGGCGACCATGTACGACCCGCGCACGCTGCACTCGCGCGAGGTGCTCGAACGCGTCGTGGAGGCGTTCGGCGACGACGTGCTGGAGACCGTGATCGGCCGCACCGTGAAGTTCCCGGACGCGTCGGTCTCGGGTGTCCCGATCACCGAGTTCGCTCCGGAGCACGCGGCCGCACAGGCATACCTGCGGCTGGCCAGGGAGCTGGTCGCCCGTGGCGCCGTCGCCTGA